CCCGGTGGCCGCGTTCGTGCCGTGGAACTTCCCGGCCGGCGGCCCGATGCGCAAGATCGCCGCGGCGCTGGCGGCGGGCTGCTCGATCGTCATCAAGCCGTCCGAGGAGACGCCGGCCAGCAGTGTGCTGATGGCGGAGTGCTTCCAGCAGGCCGGGCTGCCCGCGGGCGTGCTCAACCTCGTGTTCGGCGTGCCGGCGGAGGTCTCCGCCCACCTGATCCCCTCGCCGGTGATCCGGCACGTGGCCTTCACCGGCTCGATCCCGGTCGGCAAGCACCTGGCCGGCCTGGCCGCGGCGGTGATGAAGCCCACCACGATGGAGCTCGGCGGCCACGCCCCGGTGGTGGTCTGCGAGGACGCCGATCCGGTGGCCGCCGCGAAGGCCTGCGCCCGCGGCAAGTACGCCAACACCGGCCAGGTCTGCACCTCACCGAGCCGCTTCTACGTGCACGCGAGCAAGTATGAGGCCTTCGTCGAGGCGTTCGTCGCGGCGAGTGAGGCCGTGCGCGTCGGCAACGGGCTTGAGCCGGGCGTGTCCATGGGCCCGATGGCCAACGCCCGCCGCCGCGAAGCAGTGCACGAACTCGTCGAGGACGCCCGCAAGCGCGGCGCCCGCGTGCTCCTCGGCGGCGAGATCCCGGACGGCCCCGGGTTCTTCTACCCGCCGACCGTGCTCGTGGACGTGCCCGAAGACGCGCGACTGCTGCAGGAGGAGCCGTTCGGGCCGGTCGCTCCGATCATTGCGTTCACGGACCTCGATGACGCTCTGCAGCGTGCCAATGCCCTGCCTTACGGACTCGCGGCGTACGGATTCACGGACAGCGCCGCCGTCGCCGACAAGCTGGTGCACGGCTTCGAGGCCGGCATTCTGTCGATCAACCACTGCGGCGGCTCGGTCCCGCAGGCGCCCTCAGGCGGGTTCAAGGAGTCCGGCCACGGGCGCGAGGGCGGCGCCGAAGGGCTCGACGGCTACCTGGTGACCAAGCGCGTCTCGCACAAGCTGGCGTTGAGCTGATGCGCTGGTGCAGGATCCGGCACGAGGGCCGGGCGGTGGCCGGGATCGTCGAGGACGAGCACGTCGCGCTCGTCGACGGCGACCCGTTCACCGGCCACCGGCGCACCGGCGTGCGCGTCGCGTCGGTGGACGCGGTCTTCCTCCCGCCGGTCGTCCCGCCGACGTTCTACGCCGTCGGCTACAACTACCGGGCGCACAACGCGCACGCGGCCGCGCGCACGTCCGCGGCCGCACCGGCCCCACCGGCCCCGGAGCGTCCCGAGGTCGGATATCGAGCGCAGAGCGCGCTGATCGGGCACTGCGCGGCGGTCGTGAAACCGGCCGACTGCACCGGGCCGTTCGAGTGTGAGGCGGAACTCGTCGCCGTCATCGGCCGCGACCTGCGCCGAGCGAGCCGGGACGAGGCGGCCGACGCCGTGTTCGGCTGGAGTATCGGCAACGATATCAGTGCCCGTGCGTGGCAGCGCGCCGACCGGACGCTGTGGCGGGCCAAGAACAGCGACACCTTCAAGCCGATGGGCCCGTGGATCGAGACCGACGCCGACCCGCTGGCCGAGGGCGTGACCACCACGGTCGCCGTCGACGGCGAGCAGGTCGCGGCCTTCCCGACCGGCGCCATGATCTTCGACCCCTACGCCTATATCCAGGAGATCTCCCGCTACATCACGTTGCGCGCGGGAGACGTGCTGTGGATGGGCACCGACGCCATGCTGGAGATGCCCGTGGGCAGCACGCTTGCCATCTCCATCACCGGCCTCGGCACCCTCGCCAACCCCGTGACGGAGGAACCCCGTGAGCAGTAACCGACCCGCCTATATCCACCACGTGAACTTCCCGACGACCGATCCCGAGCGCACCAAGAAGTGGTACTCCGAGGTGTTCGGGCTCAAGGCCATCACGCCCAAGAGCAACACCAAGGTCGTGCTGATGACCCGCGGCGACTTCGACCTGCACTTCACGCCGGTCGAGGAGATGGACCGGATGTCGCCGTACCACTTCGCCATCGAGGTCGAGGACTGGGACGGGTTCCTCGAGCATCTCAAGGCTCTGGGAGTACGCCACACCCGTCCGATCGAGCGCCCGGAGAACAACTCCAAGTTCTGCTACATCCACGACCCGGACCACACCATGATCGAGCTGGTCTGGCACGGCAAGCGGCCCGGCGGGCCCGGCGCGCCCGCTGCCGCCGCGTCCGCGGCCCCCGCCGACGCGCCCGACTCGGCCGACGAAGCGCGGGCCGCCCTGGCCGCCGCGGGCGAAGGGAACTGACATGCCGTTCGCCACGTCCCAGGACGGCACCCGGATCTACTACGAGCAGCACGGCGCCGGCCCGGCCGTCCTGTTCGTGCACGGCTCCGGCGGGCATCACGCGGCCTGGTGGCAGCAGGTGCCCGCGCTCGCCGACCGGTACACCGTCATCACCCTCGACCTGCGCGGATTCGGCCGGTCCGACTCCGGCATGGACGAGTTCGACAGCCGCGTCTTCCCGGACGACATCCTTGCCGTGCTCGAGGCGTCCGGGGTGGACAAGGCCGTGCTGGTCGGTCAGTCGATCGGTGCCGCCGCCGCGCTCAAGGCCGCGCTGCGCTCGCCTGAGCGGTCCGCGGGCGTCGTGCTCGGCCACTCCCTCGGCGGTATCTCCGACGACGAACTCGCCGCGCTGGTGCGCGCCGACCGGGCCGAGGCGGAGAAGCTCCCGGTGCTCGACCGGCTGCTCACCCCCGCCTTCCGCGCCACCGACCCGGCCAAGACCTTCCTGTTCCGGCAGATGGGCACCTTCAACACGGCGACGATGGCCGACCTGCGCAACCTCAACGCCGACGGCCCGAGCGTGCAGGCGGTGCTCGAGGCCGGCCTGCCTATCTGCTTCCTGGCCGGCGAGCTCGACGCGGTGCTGCGCGCCGACACCGTGCGCGCTGCGGCCAAGCGGGTGAGCGGATCAGTGCTCGAACTGGTCCCGGACGCCCCGCACTCGATGTACTGGGAGGCGCCGGAGCTGTTCAACGCGGCCCTCGAGCGCTTCCTTCGGCATGTCTACCCCGGAACGGTGACCTCATGAGCAGTCCCAGCCTCGGCGAAGCCAGTGCCCTGATCACGGCCGCGCAGCAGCGCGCGCTCGCGCTGGGCAAGGCTTTCAGCGTCGCAGTGGTCGACTACGGCGGCTACACCGTCGCGATCGAGCGGATGGACGGCGCGCGCCCGATGACCCCGAGCATCGCGCTGGCCAAGGCCTACTCGGCCGCGGTGATGCAGCGTCCGACGATCATGCTCAAGAACTGGTCGAACAGCGACCCGGTGTTCTTCGGCCAGGTAGGCCGGATGGGCCACCAGCCGATCGTGGCCACCGGCGGCGGCTACACGCTCAAGCGCGACGGCGCGATCCTCGGCGGCCTCGGCATCTCCGGCGGCAGCCCCGAGGAGGACGAGGAGATCGCCCGCGCCGTGGTCGCGGAGGCGGGCTTCGACCTGGACTTCCCGGCCTGGGCCGGCGCTAAGAAGGGCGAAAACCATGGCTGACGACTTCAAGTACCACATCGACCACCACGCCGGCCTGGTCGTGCCGCCGGCCCTGGTCGAGGCCCGTGCCGCGCACGCCCGCGGCGAGCTGGGCGAGCCGGAGCTGCGCGAGGCCGAGGACCAGGCCATCCGCGAGGCACTGCGCGCTCAGCGCCGGCTCGGACTGTCCGCGCTGGGCGACGGCCAGTTCCGCCGCCGCAACAGCCTCTCGCCGGTATACGACCAGGTAGACGGCTTCGCCTTCGAGACCGCCGCACCAGGCCCGATCGCGCGCCTGCTCGGCGAGAATCTGGTCCCTGAAATCAGGACTCTGGTTGCTCTGCCGACGGCGCGGGGACGGCTGGTCGAGAACGAGGCCGCATTCCTGGCCGGCTCGATCGATCGTTCCCTGATGCTGGCTCTTCCGTCGCCCGGCTACGTGCTGGCTTTGAGCCGCGACGGCGGTGCGGGTCCGGCCGCCGGAGCGGAAGTGGCCGCGGCGCTCGCCGCGATCATCCGAGACGAGATCGCGCAGGTCGCGCAGCAGGGCATTGCGTACGTGCTGCTGCAGAACCCGCTGGCCGGGATCCTGCTGACCAAGCACGGCCGCGAGCAGGCCCAGGCGGCCGGCGTGGACGCGGACGAACTACTCGACGCGATGCTCGCCGCCGACGCCGCGGTGATCGACGGCTTGGAGGCGCGGACGCCGGAGAACTTCCGCGTCGGCCTGGACCTGACCGCCGCCGGAGCCGCGGGCGCGGGCGCCGCGTCCGGTTACGACCTGGCGGCCACCACGGCGTTCCTCGACCGGCAGCCCTACACGCGGCTGTGCGTCGAGTACCCGCAGGACGAGGCGTCGCGCTTCCCGCTGGAGCTGCTCGAACCCGGCACGGTCGTCTCGCTCGGCGTGGTGGACGTGGCGGACGAAGCAGTCGAAGACGTCGACGAGCTGGTCGACCGCATCGACAAGGCATCCGCGACCATCGACGTCGACGACATCGCCATCTCGACCAACGGCAGTTTCGCCGCCGCGCCCGCGTTCGTGACCGAAGCCCAGCAGCACGCGAAGCTCCAGCTCGTCGAGATGACAGCGCGGTACTTCTGGGGCAACGAGCTCTGATGAAGGGTGGGGGAGCGGCGGGGCCGGCGGCCGGTGGACCGCCGGCCCCGCCGACATCCGCCACTCAGCGCTTCCGGTCCTTCGGCGCGGGATCGATCGACCACCGATCAGTGGTCGTGATCTTCAAGACGCCGGGCGAGGCCGGCAGGTCGATCGTGGCGCGGGTCTCGCCCCGGAAGGACGCGAGCTCCTGCGGCTTCAGGTCCGGCGGATAGAGCGTCGCCGTGATGTCGGCGAGCGACTGCAGGACGACCTTGCGCCGTCCGCCGTCGTAGCGGTAGATCGCGCTCTTGGAGCCGGAGGCCTTGTCCGTCAGGGCGGGCAGTCGTCGAGGATCGATCACGTGCACCGTCCACGACACGTCCCTGAACATCGGGTCGCATTTGAGATGCGTGACGGAAGTGCCGACCACCACGACCTGCAGCTGCTCCGCCCCGACGAAGTTGAGGGCCAGCTGCGCGATGGTGTCCTCGGTCCGCCGCATGTGCCGCAGCTCCATTCCGGCGCGCGAGTTCGTGACCGCCACCAGCGCCGGTTCGCCGGGATGCGGGCGGTCGAAGAGGAACTCCGACGAGCCGGTCCCCTTCCAGTGGAAGCGCCTGCCGGTATGTGGGCTCTGCGATGTGTCCGGCGCCCCGGTCAGCTCGTCCGGCGTGAACAGCCTCAGCGGGACCGGCCGGCCCGCGCGCAACGCGCCCAGCCGGATCAGTGCCTCCCGTCCGCGCCCGATCGCCGCGTACACGTCCTTCGACTTGTCGCGGCGTCCGGCGTCGCCGAGGATCTGCATCGCCTGGTCCCGGGCGTCAACCGCGGTCCGGTGGAAGTGGCGCATCTCCGAGGTCACCTCGCGTGCTTCGGGGTCGAACTCGACACCGGTGAGCTCGCTGGCATATTCGGCCGCCGCAGCCCCGGCCTCGCGATACCAGTCCGGAACCCGGTCGTGGTGCGCGGCCGGCTTCGCGGTGATGGCCGGCCGACCCGGCACGGCGTCCCACACCGGCTGCGGGTTCAAAGCCGCGAGCTGCTCCGCGACGATCTCGGGCAACAGACGCGCGACGATCCGTTCCAGCTCGCTCTGCGGTTCATTCACCTCGTCGTTGTATCGCAATACGCGCTTTCGTGGCGCCGCGATGACCGCTAACGCGAATTGATGATCGTGAGTGCTCGTGGGTGTGGTGGCCTGAAGTGTCGGGGTGTGGGCGGTCGCTTCGCGTCGCCCTGTTTGTCGGACCACCCGTTACCTTTTACGTGTCCCCGCAATGGGGGGCGCCTGGCCTCCGGGCCCGGTATGGCTCTGCCACCCTGCCGTGTCTATGGCCTTGGGCGTGTTGCCGCCGGGTTTTGGAGCACTGCCTGACCGCTGATAAGGGGCCTGGTCCGCATCCCGTGCCCGGCGCAACGCCGGGCGTTTTCTCGGGGCGGCCTGTGTAACGTGGTTGCCGGCTGCGGTGCGATGGTCGAGGCCAGGGCCATGCGAAGTAGAAGGCGGCGAGCGTGTACGACACCAGCGGTATCGGGGTCTTCCTCGGCCTGGACGTGGGCAAGGGCGAGCACCACGCCCACGGGCTGACCCCGGCCGGCAAGACCGTCTACGACAAGCGCCTGCCGAACACCGAACCGAAACTGCGCGCCCTGTTCGAGAAGCTGATCGCGAAGTTCGCCACCGTCCTGGTGATCGTCGATCAGCCCGCGAACATCGGCGCGCTGCCGCTGAGCGTCGCCCGCGACGTCGGCTGCCAGGTCGCCTACCTGCCCGGCCTGGCCATGCGCCGCGCCGCGGACCTCTACGAGGGCGAGGCCAAGACCGACGCCCGCGACGCCGCCGTGATCGCCGACGTCGCCCGCACCGCACCCAGGGCGCTGCGCACCCTGACCGTGCTCGATGAGACCGAGGCGGAACTGGCCATGCTCGTCGGGTTCGACCAGGACCTCGCGGGCG
This genomic window from Actinospica robiniae DSM 44927 contains:
- a CDS encoding NAD-dependent succinate-semialdehyde dehydrogenase — its product is MTQSTDTTGPAAPSYPELRLLIDGEWSAGAGGRTEPVLDPATGAVLGHVPLAEAEDLDRALAAAERGWPAWRDTPIDQRAAVLRKSAALIHARAGEIGRAMTLEEGKPLGESVGEAHRAAGQLEWYAEEAKRAYGRIIPSAPGEELSVLRVPIGPVAAFVPWNFPAGGPMRKIAAALAAGCSIVIKPSEETPASSVLMAECFQQAGLPAGVLNLVFGVPAEVSAHLIPSPVIRHVAFTGSIPVGKHLAGLAAAVMKPTTMELGGHAPVVVCEDADPVAAAKACARGKYANTGQVCTSPSRFYVHASKYEAFVEAFVAASEAVRVGNGLEPGVSMGPMANARRREAVHELVEDARKRGARVLLGGEIPDGPGFFYPPTVLVDVPEDARLLQEEPFGPVAPIIAFTDLDDALQRANALPYGLAAYGFTDSAAVADKLVHGFEAGILSINHCGGSVPQAPSGGFKESGHGREGGAEGLDGYLVTKRVSHKLALS
- a CDS encoding fumarylacetoacetate hydrolase family protein, translated to MRWCRIRHEGRAVAGIVEDEHVALVDGDPFTGHRRTGVRVASVDAVFLPPVVPPTFYAVGYNYRAHNAHAAARTSAAAPAPPAPERPEVGYRAQSALIGHCAAVVKPADCTGPFECEAELVAVIGRDLRRASRDEAADAVFGWSIGNDISARAWQRADRTLWRAKNSDTFKPMGPWIETDADPLAEGVTTTVAVDGEQVAAFPTGAMIFDPYAYIQEISRYITLRAGDVLWMGTDAMLEMPVGSTLAISITGLGTLANPVTEEPREQ
- a CDS encoding alpha/beta fold hydrolase — protein: MPFATSQDGTRIYYEQHGAGPAVLFVHGSGGHHAAWWQQVPALADRYTVITLDLRGFGRSDSGMDEFDSRVFPDDILAVLEASGVDKAVLVGQSIGAAAALKAALRSPERSAGVVLGHSLGGISDDELAALVRADRAEAEKLPVLDRLLTPAFRATDPAKTFLFRQMGTFNTATMADLRNLNADGPSVQAVLEAGLPICFLAGELDAVLRADTVRAAAKRVSGSVLELVPDAPHSMYWEAPELFNAALERFLRHVYPGTVTS
- a CDS encoding GlcG/HbpS family heme-binding protein, whose protein sequence is MSSPSLGEASALITAAQQRALALGKAFSVAVVDYGGYTVAIERMDGARPMTPSIALAKAYSAAVMQRPTIMLKNWSNSDPVFFGQVGRMGHQPIVATGGGYTLKRDGAILGGLGISGGSPEEDEEIARAVVAEAGFDLDFPAWAGAKKGENHG